The following are from one region of the Rosistilla carotiformis genome:
- a CDS encoding metallophosphoesterase family protein produces the protein MKRALISDIHGNLEALRAVLADIDSQDISEIVCLGDIIGYGPNPCECLDLVMKRCAITILGNHDQAALFDPDGFNPVALQAIYWTRDKLDSGPASESNRRWDFLGTLPRLHKADPFMFVHGSSRDPTNEYVFPEYVYDQRKMEILFARIEHYSFQGHTHLPGVFTTQCEFLTPEECNYEYQLGPEKMMVNVGSVGQPRDEDRRSCYVVLDDESMKIEFRRIEYDVEKTAQKIYDEPDLANMLGDRIKLGR, from the coding sequence GTGAAGCGAGCTCTGATTAGCGATATCCATGGAAATCTGGAAGCCCTGCGCGCTGTCCTTGCCGATATCGATTCGCAAGACATCAGCGAAATTGTCTGTTTAGGGGACATTATCGGCTACGGTCCCAATCCATGCGAATGCCTGGATCTCGTGATGAAACGCTGTGCCATTACGATCTTGGGCAACCATGATCAGGCGGCGCTGTTCGATCCCGATGGCTTCAATCCCGTCGCCCTGCAAGCGATTTATTGGACGCGCGACAAATTGGACAGCGGCCCGGCCAGCGAATCGAATCGCCGCTGGGATTTTCTTGGCACCCTGCCCCGTCTGCACAAAGCCGATCCGTTTATGTTCGTGCACGGCAGCAGCCGCGATCCAACCAACGAATACGTCTTCCCCGAATATGTCTACGATCAGCGGAAGATGGAAATCTTGTTCGCTCGTATCGAACATTACAGCTTCCAAGGCCACACCCACCTTCCAGGTGTGTTCACGACGCAGTGTGAGTTCCTGACGCCCGAGGAATGCAATTACGAATACCAGCTGGGTCCCGAGAAGATGATGGTCAACGTGGGCAGCGTTGGACAGCCACGCGATGAAGATCGCCGCTCCTGCTACGTCGTCTTGGACGACGAATCGATGAAGATCGAGTTTCGGCGGATCGAATACGACGTCGAAAAAACGGCTCAGAAAATTTACGACGAACCCGATCTTGCCAACATGTTGGGTGATCGTATTAAACTGGGGCGGTAA
- a CDS encoding sodium:solute symporter, translating into MQAQFTIIDWSVLILYFVGVIGIGLYFSGNSRSSDNFTTGGRSLPGWLCGLSIFATFLSSISYLALPGKSFVDNWNPFVFSLALPLAALIAVRYFVPLYRSTGEVSAYALLERRFGAWARVYASAFYLLYQIARIGVVMYLMALPMAVIFGWDIRWIIVCTGIVVTVYAFIGGIVAVIWADAIQAIVLLAGALIAVAVILVGLPEGPGQVFQIANDSEKFSLGSSEIWTVSQPTIWIVLLFGLFENLKNFGIDQSYIQRYIAAKSDRDAARSLWISAGLYVPVSALFFFIGTSLFAWYSSYPDDLDQVRQIVARQRLMQQGVDPEFTLSADNVEIYSPSYQEQLSTTAASLTPRDLGDRVFPHFISAHLPQGLSGLLIAAVFAAAMSTVSTSLNSSATLVMSDFYQRFVRPEATDRQRMRVLHVATVVWGLLGTGMAIALVRLTESALDVWWTLSSVLGSGIVGLFLLGLISQRANSRAALTAVGSGSLVIAWMVLSTSGLWPEELAELQSPFHQFLVIVVGTVSIVVIGCIAGLATSGMRPPAKEA; encoded by the coding sequence ATGCAAGCGCAATTCACGATCATCGATTGGTCGGTGCTGATTCTCTACTTTGTCGGCGTGATCGGCATCGGACTCTACTTCTCCGGAAACAGTCGTTCATCGGACAACTTCACCACCGGCGGCCGTTCGCTTCCCGGTTGGCTGTGCGGTCTGTCGATCTTCGCGACCTTCTTGAGCAGCATCAGCTATCTAGCGTTGCCGGGCAAATCCTTTGTCGACAACTGGAATCCGTTTGTCTTCTCGCTCGCCCTGCCGCTCGCCGCGCTGATTGCGGTGCGGTACTTCGTTCCGTTGTACCGATCGACCGGAGAGGTCTCGGCGTACGCGCTGTTAGAACGTCGCTTCGGTGCCTGGGCACGCGTTTATGCCAGCGCGTTCTATCTGCTGTATCAGATCGCTCGGATCGGCGTGGTGATGTATCTGATGGCGCTGCCGATGGCGGTGATTTTCGGTTGGGATATCCGTTGGATTATCGTTTGCACCGGAATCGTCGTGACCGTCTACGCGTTCATCGGCGGGATCGTGGCGGTGATCTGGGCCGATGCGATCCAGGCGATCGTGCTGTTGGCCGGAGCGTTGATCGCCGTGGCGGTGATTTTGGTCGGCTTGCCCGAAGGGCCTGGGCAGGTCTTTCAAATCGCAAACGATTCCGAAAAGTTCTCGCTCGGCAGCAGCGAAATCTGGACTGTTTCGCAGCCAACGATTTGGATCGTGCTGCTGTTTGGACTGTTCGAGAACTTGAAGAACTTCGGTATCGATCAGAGCTACATCCAACGCTACATCGCGGCGAAGAGCGATCGCGATGCGGCTCGCAGTCTGTGGATCAGCGCCGGACTGTACGTTCCGGTCAGCGCGTTGTTCTTCTTCATCGGGACGTCGCTGTTCGCCTGGTACTCCAGCTATCCCGACGACCTCGACCAAGTCCGGCAGATCGTCGCTCGCCAGCGGTTGATGCAGCAGGGCGTCGATCCAGAGTTCACCCTGTCGGCCGACAACGTCGAAATCTACTCGCCCAGCTATCAGGAACAGCTATCCACGACAGCGGCTTCGCTGACGCCGCGCGATTTGGGCGACCGCGTCTTCCCGCACTTCATCTCGGCTCACCTTCCACAGGGGCTCTCGGGGCTGTTGATCGCCGCGGTCTTTGCCGCCGCGATGAGCACGGTCTCCACGTCGTTGAACTCTTCGGCGACGTTGGTGATGAGCGACTTCTACCAGCGATTCGTTCGCCCCGAAGCGACCGATCGGCAACGGATGCGAGTGCTGCACGTCGCGACCGTCGTCTGGGGCCTGCTGGGGACCGGGATGGCGATCGCGTTGGTCCGGTTGACCGAAAGTGCGCTGGACGTCTGGTGGACGTTGTCGAGCGTTTTAGGAAGCGGGATCGTGGGACTGTTCTTGCTGGGCTTGATCAGCCAGCGGGCGAACAGCCGAGCCGCGCTCACAGCGGTCGGTAGCGGTTCGCTTGTGATCGCTTGGATGGTGCTGTCGACAAGCGGTCTGTGGCCGGAAGAGCTGGCCGAATTGCAGAGCCCGTTTCACCAGTTCTTGGTGATCGTTGTGGGGACGGTAAGCATCGTCGTGATCGGATGCATTGCCGGACTGGCGACGAGCGGCATGCGGCCGCCGGCGAAGGAGGCTTAA
- a CDS encoding thioredoxin domain-containing protein, producing MSHAPTSRSVVFRPFPAAMVCIAVLSAVVLSGRPAGADEPPGKQHPPNRLAAETSPYLLQHARNPVDWYPWGDEAFAKAKAENKPIFLSVGYSSCHWCHVMERESFEDVEIAKYLNEHFVCIKVDREERPDVDAIYMQAVQLLTQRGGWPMSVFMTTDAKPFYGGSYFPARDGDREGAPGFLSLIQAIQTAWERDHDQILASGDQMTDALQKQMDLASVLPAAEPSLGLVARVGQRLAEEYDAEHGGFGFVENQPNRPKFPEPANLFYLLHRATDESLDEPVRDQALAMLTRTLDKMAAGGIQDHLGGGFHRYSVDRFWQIPHFEKMLYDNGQLASVYARAFTLTGNPEYRWIVEDLLAWSSREMLSPEGGFYSAIDADSEGEEGAFYRWTKDDLKAFAADPNYARFAATYHLDGEPNFEGEYFVPQTDEPLATIAEPLKTDAAALRETLAPLRSTMLAARGKRTAPITDTKILTSWNGLMIRGYADAGRLLEQPEYVEVAKRAATFVLKSLRQPDGTLFRTYSAGQAKLNGYVDDYAFFVDGLIAIHQATGEPQWLDAARTLTDIQIAQFWDEQRDGFFFTSQDHQSLIARAKDPVDSAIPSGNTVSAENLLYLGEHIEAPTSYHDYAQRTIANVAGLLKRSPTSAPRAAVSMAKILAETKP from the coding sequence ATGTCGCACGCACCTACCTCCCGATCGGTTGTCTTTCGCCCCTTCCCTGCCGCGATGGTTTGCATCGCGGTGCTCTCCGCAGTCGTCCTTTCGGGACGACCGGCCGGGGCCGATGAGCCGCCGGGCAAGCAGCATCCGCCCAATCGATTAGCTGCCGAAACCAGTCCCTATCTGTTGCAGCACGCTCGCAATCCGGTCGACTGGTATCCGTGGGGCGACGAAGCGTTTGCCAAGGCCAAGGCGGAGAACAAGCCGATCTTTCTGTCGGTCGGGTACAGCAGCTGTCACTGGTGCCACGTGATGGAACGCGAATCGTTCGAGGACGTGGAGATAGCGAAATACCTGAACGAGCACTTCGTTTGCATCAAGGTCGATCGCGAGGAACGCCCCGACGTCGATGCGATCTACATGCAAGCGGTCCAACTGTTAACGCAGCGCGGCGGCTGGCCGATGTCGGTCTTTATGACGACCGACGCAAAACCGTTTTACGGCGGCAGCTACTTCCCCGCTCGCGATGGTGACCGCGAAGGAGCCCCCGGCTTTCTCTCTCTGATTCAAGCGATCCAGACCGCCTGGGAACGCGACCACGATCAGATCCTTGCCAGCGGCGACCAGATGACCGATGCGCTGCAGAAGCAGATGGACCTGGCATCGGTTCTTCCCGCGGCAGAACCTTCTTTAGGTCTGGTCGCACGCGTCGGGCAGCGACTGGCCGAAGAATATGATGCCGAACACGGCGGCTTTGGGTTTGTCGAGAACCAACCGAATCGTCCAAAGTTCCCCGAGCCGGCAAACCTCTTCTATCTGCTGCATCGGGCAACCGATGAATCGCTCGATGAACCGGTCCGCGATCAAGCCCTTGCGATGCTCACCCGCACGCTCGACAAGATGGCTGCCGGCGGGATCCAGGATCATCTGGGGGGCGGTTTCCATCGCTACAGCGTCGATCGATTCTGGCAGATCCCACACTTTGAAAAGATGCTCTACGACAACGGTCAACTGGCCAGCGTCTACGCTCGGGCGTTTACATTGACTGGAAATCCCGAATACCGCTGGATTGTCGAGGACCTGCTGGCCTGGTCGTCTCGCGAGATGCTGTCGCCCGAAGGTGGCTTCTATTCGGCGATCGATGCCGACAGCGAAGGGGAGGAGGGAGCGTTCTATCGTTGGACGAAAGACGATCTGAAAGCGTTTGCTGCCGATCCAAACTACGCCCGTTTTGCCGCGACCTATCATCTGGATGGCGAACCAAATTTTGAAGGCGAATATTTTGTCCCACAGACTGACGAACCATTGGCTACGATTGCGGAGCCTTTGAAGACCGATGCCGCCGCGTTGCGAGAGACGCTTGCGCCGCTGCGATCCACGATGCTGGCGGCTCGCGGAAAACGAACCGCTCCGATCACCGACACCAAGATCTTGACGTCGTGGAACGGTTTGATGATCCGTGGCTACGCCGATGCCGGTCGTCTGCTGGAGCAGCCCGAATATGTAGAGGTCGCCAAACGAGCGGCCACGTTTGTTTTGAAATCGTTGCGGCAACCCGACGGCACGCTCTTCCGAACCTATTCGGCGGGCCAGGCCAAGCTGAATGGCTACGTCGATGATTACGCATTTTTCGTCGACGGATTGATCGCGATCCACCAAGCGACCGGCGAACCGCAGTGGCTCGACGCCGCCCGAACGCTGACCGACATTCAGATCGCCCAGTTCTGGGATGAACAACGGGACGGATTCTTTTTCACCTCGCAAGATCACCAATCGCTGATCGCGCGGGCGAAAGATCCCGTCGATAGTGCGATCCCATCGGGAAATACGGTCTCCGCCGAGAACCTGTTGTATTTGGGCGAGCACATCGAAGCGCCGACATCGTACCACGACTACGCTCAGCGAACGATTGCAAACGTCGCTGGGCTGCTGAAACGCTCTCCCACCTCGGCCCCGCGCGCGGCGGTCTCGATGGCCAAGATCCTTGCTGAAACCAAACCATGA
- a CDS encoding GntR family transcriptional regulator has protein sequence MAVETNAGRAYRHLRSKLLAGEFEPGTRLLYGPIGKELGISATPVREAVGQLVNEGLVDLVPQLGAIVRKIDRDELIELYEVREAIEPYAAARAAERAATKQLNQIKAQVDRMLALTDQLANSSSEFANKRMTAQFEKADFAFHMLIIEATGNQALARTAVRSHVLTRVFGIRRHRYDVATMRSTCDDHLQILTAIQAGDVKKSRSASATHISRGLKASLKAIDES, from the coding sequence ATGGCAGTCGAAACCAACGCAGGCCGCGCCTATCGCCATCTCCGCAGCAAGTTGCTGGCGGGCGAATTTGAACCGGGAACGCGGCTGTTGTACGGACCGATTGGCAAGGAATTAGGGATCAGCGCAACACCGGTTCGCGAAGCGGTTGGGCAATTGGTCAACGAAGGGCTTGTCGATCTGGTGCCTCAGCTCGGCGCGATCGTCCGCAAGATCGACCGCGATGAATTGATCGAACTGTATGAGGTTCGCGAAGCGATCGAACCGTACGCTGCAGCTCGGGCAGCGGAGCGGGCGGCGACGAAGCAGTTGAATCAGATTAAAGCACAAGTCGATCGGATGCTCGCGTTGACCGATCAACTGGCAAATTCCAGTTCCGAATTCGCCAACAAACGGATGACCGCCCAGTTTGAGAAAGCCGACTTTGCCTTCCACATGTTGATCATCGAAGCGACGGGCAACCAAGCGCTCGCGCGAACGGCGGTCCGCTCGCATGTGCTGACGCGCGTGTTTGGAATCCGCCGCCACCGCTACGATGTCGCCACGATGCGCAGCACCTGCGACGACCATCTCCAGATCCTGACGGCGATCCAAGCGGGCGATGTCAAGAAATCACGCTCTGCCTCAGCGACGCATATCAGCCGCGGGCTCAAAGCCTCACTCAAAGCAATCGACGAAAGCTAA
- a CDS encoding sugar phosphate isomerase/epimerase family protein, with translation MQPESSLKRRDLLTYAAFGSAAWAVASQADGAGSVAVQGESTDPPRPRYAMKKSINLWAFPYPDKMSLRQCMELAKAAGFDGIELNYDLDSELSPKSGTKEFHAIRRMADEIGIEISGVCSFLFWPFPLTSNDPAERARGMELAGKMTLAAHDLGTENLLVVPGAVHMPWRADHDPTPNDVCDRRAREAIGKLLPQAEKLNVSLNMENIFFNGFLMSPMEMADFVDSFSSEHVKVHFDTGNIMEYQFPEHWIPILGKRIKNVHLKEFTKKGSDHSLEAFRPLLDGTTNWPAVLAAFDQIGYDSYLTFEYFHPYQHFPEALVYQTADSLDRMLGIKQG, from the coding sequence ATGCAACCCGAATCCTCTCTGAAACGACGCGATCTGTTGACCTACGCAGCTTTTGGCAGCGCCGCTTGGGCTGTCGCCAGTCAGGCCGATGGAGCCGGCTCGGTAGCGGTTCAGGGAGAATCGACCGATCCGCCGCGGCCTCGGTATGCGATGAAGAAGTCGATCAATTTGTGGGCCTTCCCCTACCCCGACAAGATGTCGCTGCGGCAGTGCATGGAACTCGCCAAAGCTGCTGGCTTCGACGGCATCGAGCTGAATTACGATCTCGACAGCGAACTATCGCCCAAATCGGGGACCAAAGAATTCCATGCGATCCGCCGGATGGCCGACGAGATCGGGATTGAGATCAGCGGCGTCTGTTCGTTCCTGTTCTGGCCGTTTCCGCTGACCAGCAACGACCCTGCAGAGCGGGCCCGCGGGATGGAGCTGGCGGGCAAGATGACGCTAGCCGCTCACGATTTGGGAACGGAAAATTTGTTAGTCGTTCCCGGAGCGGTCCACATGCCGTGGCGAGCCGATCACGATCCGACTCCTAACGATGTTTGCGATCGCCGGGCCCGCGAAGCGATCGGGAAACTGTTGCCTCAAGCCGAGAAGCTGAACGTTTCGCTGAACATGGAAAACATCTTCTTCAACGGTTTTCTGATGTCGCCGATGGAGATGGCCGACTTTGTCGACAGCTTCTCCAGCGAGCATGTGAAAGTCCACTTCGACACCGGCAACATCATGGAGTACCAGTTCCCCGAGCACTGGATTCCGATCCTGGGCAAACGGATCAAGAACGTTCACCTGAAAGAGTTCACCAAAAAGGGAAGCGACCATTCGTTGGAAGCCTTCCGCCCGCTGCTGGATGGGACCACGAACTGGCCCGCGGTGCTGGCCGCCTTCGACCAGATCGGCTACGACAGCTATCTCACGTTCGAATATTTCCATCCCTACCAACACTTCCCCGAAGCGTTGGTCTACCAGACGGCCGATTCGCTGGACCGGATGTTGGGGATCAAGCAGGGCTGA
- the glpK gene encoding glycerol kinase GlpK, whose amino-acid sequence MKKTKFILALDQGTTSSRAILFDHSGQIRGVAQQEFRQILPQPGHVEHDPEEIWSSQLAVARQVIEEAKLTHDDIAAIGITNQRETVVVWDRETGKPIQNAIVWQSRITADLCDQLTRDGMADTFRNKTGLLIDPYFSGTKIKYILDRHPGLRARAQRGEVLFGTVDSFLLWRLTGGKHVTDYSNASRTLLYNIHDLDWDDELLTALDIPRAMLPEVLPSSGSFGETKPEFLGGVIPIAGVAGDQQAATFGQGCFEEGSAKNTYGTGCFMLMNIGETPKLSDNRLLTTIGWGIDGKVTYCLEGSVFVAGAIVQWLRDGLGIIAESRDVESLASKVDDADDVIVVPALVGLGAPHWDPHARGAILGISRGTTAAHIARASIESMAFQTRDVLDAMQQDAGTKLKILKVDGGACCNDALMQFQADILDTAVQRPKVSETTALGAAYLAGLAVGYWKNLKAVKENWALDREFTPAMDPEIRESRYHKWQMAVERSKGWANS is encoded by the coding sequence TTGAAGAAGACAAAATTCATCCTGGCGTTGGATCAAGGGACGACCTCCAGTCGGGCGATCCTGTTCGATCATTCGGGACAGATTCGCGGGGTGGCGCAGCAGGAATTCCGGCAGATCCTTCCGCAACCAGGGCACGTCGAACACGATCCTGAAGAGATCTGGAGCAGCCAGTTGGCAGTCGCTCGGCAGGTGATCGAGGAAGCGAAGCTGACGCATGACGACATCGCTGCGATCGGGATCACCAACCAACGCGAAACGGTTGTCGTCTGGGACCGCGAGACGGGCAAACCGATTCAGAACGCAATCGTTTGGCAGTCCCGAATCACCGCCGACCTGTGCGATCAATTGACGCGAGACGGAATGGCGGACACCTTCCGCAACAAGACAGGACTTTTGATCGATCCCTATTTTTCGGGGACCAAAATAAAATACATCCTCGATCGTCACCCCGGATTAAGAGCGCGAGCCCAACGGGGCGAGGTCCTGTTTGGTACCGTCGATTCGTTTTTGTTGTGGCGGTTGACCGGCGGAAAACATGTGACCGATTACAGCAACGCCAGCCGGACGCTGCTGTACAACATCCACGATCTCGACTGGGACGACGAACTGCTGACGGCGCTCGACATTCCGCGTGCGATGTTGCCCGAAGTGCTCCCATCGAGCGGAAGCTTTGGCGAAACGAAACCGGAGTTTCTCGGCGGCGTGATCCCGATCGCGGGCGTCGCCGGCGACCAACAGGCGGCGACGTTTGGGCAGGGTTGTTTCGAAGAGGGGAGCGCCAAGAACACCTACGGCACCGGGTGCTTCATGCTGATGAATATCGGTGAAACGCCCAAGCTTTCCGACAATCGATTGCTCACCACAATCGGCTGGGGAATCGATGGCAAGGTGACCTATTGCTTGGAGGGTTCGGTTTTTGTCGCCGGAGCGATCGTGCAGTGGTTGCGCGATGGGCTGGGAATTATCGCGGAATCGCGCGACGTCGAATCGCTGGCGTCGAAGGTCGACGATGCGGATGACGTGATCGTTGTGCCGGCCTTGGTTGGGCTGGGAGCACCGCACTGGGACCCGCACGCCCGTGGAGCGATCTTGGGAATCTCCCGCGGCACCACGGCGGCTCATATCGCTCGAGCGTCGATCGAATCGATGGCCTTTCAAACGCGCGATGTGCTCGATGCGATGCAGCAGGACGCGGGGACTAAGCTGAAAATTCTGAAGGTCGATGGCGGAGCTTGCTGCAACGATGCGTTGATGCAGTTCCAAGCCGACATCTTAGATACGGCGGTCCAACGCCCGAAGGTCAGCGAGACGACCGCTTTGGGAGCCGCGTATCTGGCGGGACTTGCCGTCGGCTATTGGAAAAATCTGAAAGCCGTCAAAGAGAACTGGGCTTTGGATCGCGAGTTCACGCCCGCGATGGATCCCGAAATTCGCGAGTCGCGATATCACAAGTGGCAGATGGCCGTCGAACGCTCCAAAGGTTGGGCGAACTCGTGA
- a CDS encoding metallophosphoesterase family protein: MPRQAIVSDIHGNLVALQAVLADIAEQNVDSIACLGDVVGYGPQPCECLDVVAGFEFTILGNHDLSALFDPEGFNAAAEQAIFWTRRQLENGTDKEASRRRLDLLCNLPRTYRRGGMLYVHGSARGPTTEYVFPEDTYNPRKMEKIFSMVPEVCFQGHTHVPGVFTHENQFVRPDETGHVYELSGKKAMVNVGSVGQPRDGDPRSCYVIVEDRRLEFRRVEYDIEKTVRMIEAEADLDNFLGYRLREGR; this comes from the coding sequence ATGCCGCGTCAGGCGATCGTTAGCGACATTCACGGAAACCTTGTCGCGCTTCAAGCCGTGCTCGCCGACATCGCCGAGCAAAACGTCGACTCCATCGCCTGTCTTGGAGATGTTGTGGGCTACGGTCCGCAACCATGTGAGTGCTTGGACGTCGTGGCGGGATTCGAATTCACGATCCTCGGCAATCACGATCTCAGCGCGCTGTTCGACCCCGAAGGTTTCAACGCCGCCGCCGAACAAGCGATCTTCTGGACCCGGCGTCAGCTGGAAAACGGCACCGACAAAGAAGCCAGCCGCCGACGCTTGGACCTGCTGTGCAATCTGCCACGAACCTATCGCCGCGGCGGCATGTTATATGTCCACGGTTCGGCGCGGGGACCAACGACCGAATACGTCTTTCCCGAGGACACCTACAATCCTCGCAAGATGGAAAAGATCTTCTCGATGGTTCCCGAGGTCTGTTTCCAGGGGCACACCCACGTCCCGGGAGTCTTCACGCACGAGAATCAGTTCGTTCGCCCCGATGAAACCGGTCACGTCTACGAACTGTCGGGGAAGAAGGCGATGGTCAATGTCGGTAGCGTTGGGCAACCGCGCGACGGCGATCCACGCAGCTGTTACGTGATCGTCGAAGATCGCCGGCTGGAATTCCGCCGCGTCGAATACGATATCGAAAAGACGGTTCGGATGATCGAAGCCGAAGCCGACCTCGATAACTTTCTTGGCTATCGGCTCCGCGAAGGCCGTTAA
- a CDS encoding glycerol-3-phosphate dehydrogenase/oxidase, whose amino-acid sequence MNDPILILGGGINGVAIARQLLINGQSVVLVDSADIASGATAYSSRLIHGGLRYLEYAEVSLVRESLDERSRLLKLAPQFVKPLELFIPSQSRLGGAVAATRNFLGIPAKRSTPKPRGAWLVGVGLTMYDLFARASTLPKHCRRKVSAPDVPPVDPKRYGWLSSYYDAQIRFPERFVVGMIADCEALAKQHGVTFELLTYHTTHRDDATLRLEPQLAYPPAETRTLRPRAVVNATGSYVDRALKKIDVDSKRLMGGTKGSHLITFHPQLRQMLAGGGVYAEADDGRPVFLLPFGDCCLIGTTDIFFDENPAKAKASDEELDYLVAVVNSLFPQTKFSRQDIECFYCGVRPLPYRESGKSAASVTRNHILHDHPDQPWPMLSIIGGKLTTCRSLAEETVEWLADRVGFEAKDLGRDRPFPGHEDCREATTASGDGEMLVGTQIPLAVVDAIIADEHVRRLGDLVERRLMLLYHPRLSRATLDQLASRMVAAGILEADSVGQEVAECEQRLLTMFGKQVAS is encoded by the coding sequence ATGAATGATCCGATCCTGATCCTCGGCGGCGGCATCAACGGCGTCGCGATCGCGCGGCAACTGTTGATCAATGGCCAATCGGTCGTGCTGGTCGATTCGGCCGACATCGCTTCGGGGGCGACCGCCTATTCCAGTCGCCTGATCCACGGCGGGCTGCGATATTTGGAATACGCCGAGGTGAGTTTGGTCCGCGAATCGTTGGACGAACGCTCGCGGTTGCTGAAGCTGGCGCCGCAGTTCGTCAAACCGTTGGAGCTGTTCATTCCCAGCCAGTCGCGGTTGGGCGGAGCGGTCGCGGCGACGCGGAACTTCCTTGGGATACCGGCCAAACGCTCCACTCCCAAACCGCGTGGCGCTTGGTTGGTCGGGGTCGGATTGACGATGTACGATCTGTTCGCGCGAGCCAGCACGTTGCCCAAACATTGCCGCCGCAAAGTGTCAGCTCCCGACGTGCCCCCTGTCGATCCGAAGCGTTACGGTTGGCTCAGCTCCTACTACGACGCTCAGATTCGTTTTCCCGAACGGTTTGTCGTCGGCATGATCGCCGATTGCGAAGCGCTTGCGAAACAGCATGGCGTCACGTTCGAACTGCTGACCTACCACACGACGCATCGCGATGACGCGACGCTGCGACTGGAGCCTCAACTGGCGTATCCACCCGCAGAGACGCGGACGCTGCGCCCACGAGCTGTCGTGAACGCGACGGGATCTTATGTCGATCGCGCGTTGAAAAAGATCGACGTCGATTCGAAGCGATTGATGGGCGGGACCAAGGGAAGCCATCTGATCACGTTCCATCCCCAGCTGCGTCAGATGCTCGCTGGCGGCGGTGTTTATGCGGAAGCGGACGACGGCCGCCCCGTCTTTTTGCTCCCGTTCGGCGATTGCTGCTTGATCGGGACGACCGACATCTTCTTCGACGAAAACCCTGCCAAAGCGAAAGCTTCCGACGAGGAACTCGATTACCTGGTCGCTGTTGTTAATTCGTTGTTTCCGCAAACGAAGTTCAGTCGTCAAGACATCGAATGCTTTTACTGTGGCGTGCGTCCGCTGCCGTATCGCGAGAGCGGCAAGTCGGCCGCTTCGGTGACGCGGAACCACATTCTACACGACCATCCCGACCAACCGTGGCCGATGCTGTCGATCATCGGCGGGAAATTGACCACCTGTCGCAGCCTGGCCGAAGAGACGGTCGAGTGGCTGGCCGATCGAGTCGGTTTTGAGGCGAAGGATCTTGGCCGCGATCGTCCTTTCCCCGGTCATGAGGATTGCCGCGAAGCGACGACGGCCAGCGGCGATGGCGAAATGCTTGTCGGCACCCAAATCCCGCTGGCCGTGGTCGATGCGATCATCGCCGACGAACACGTTCGCCGATTGGGCGATTTGGTGGAGCGTCGGTTGATGTTGCTGTATCATCCACGGCTGTCGCGAGCCACGTTGGACCAACTGGCATCGCGGATGGTGGCGGCTGGAATTCTGGAAGCCGACAGCGTGGGGCAGGAAGTTGCGGAGTGTGAGCAGCGGTTGTTAACGATGTTTGGAAAGCAGGTGGCGAGTTGA